Proteins from one Microbacterium proteolyticum genomic window:
- the chvE gene encoding multiple monosaccharide ABC transporter substrate-binding protein — translation MLKAVAGAGVLALGIGLAGCAGDRTGSGGGDAQEAGGIIGVAMPTQQSERWIADGNNVKSQLEELGYQVDLQYANDDIPTQVSQIENMITSGAKALIIASIDGTTLTDVLQQAADAKIPVIAYDRLINGTKNVDYYTTFDNYKVGVQQATSLLTGLGVLDASGKDTGAAGPFNVELFAGSPDDNNATFFWKGAIDTLQPYLDKGTLVVPSGQTDFGQAAILRWLPETAQKRMENILTVIGGTKLQGVLSPYDGLSIGIISALTSGGYSADALPVITGQDAEVGSIKSIIAGEQYSTIFKDTRELAKQAVSMVDDIRKGTEPQVNDTETYDNGEKVVPSYLLESTIVTKDNYEKVLVDSGYYTADDLK, via the coding sequence ATGCTCAAGGCGGTCGCGGGAGCGGGCGTCCTCGCGCTCGGCATCGGCCTCGCGGGCTGCGCGGGCGACCGCACCGGCAGCGGCGGCGGCGACGCCCAGGAGGCGGGCGGCATCATCGGTGTCGCGATGCCCACCCAGCAGTCGGAGCGGTGGATCGCCGACGGCAACAACGTCAAGTCGCAGCTCGAGGAGCTCGGCTACCAGGTCGACCTGCAGTACGCCAACGACGACATCCCCACCCAGGTCTCGCAGATCGAGAACATGATCACCTCGGGCGCCAAGGCCCTGATCATCGCCTCCATCGACGGCACCACCCTGACCGACGTGCTGCAGCAGGCCGCCGACGCGAAGATCCCGGTCATCGCGTACGACCGCCTCATCAACGGCACGAAGAACGTCGACTACTACACGACGTTCGACAACTACAAGGTCGGCGTCCAGCAGGCCACGTCGCTCCTCACGGGCCTCGGCGTCCTCGACGCCTCGGGCAAGGACACGGGCGCTGCCGGTCCGTTCAACGTCGAGCTGTTCGCCGGAAGCCCCGACGACAACAACGCGACGTTCTTCTGGAAGGGCGCCATCGACACCCTCCAGCCGTACCTGGACAAGGGCACGCTCGTCGTCCCGTCCGGCCAGACCGACTTCGGCCAGGCCGCGATCCTGCGCTGGCTGCCCGAGACGGCGCAGAAGCGCATGGAGAACATCCTCACCGTCATCGGCGGAACGAAGCTCCAGGGTGTGCTCTCGCCGTACGACGGTCTGTCGATCGGCATCATCTCGGCCCTCACCTCGGGCGGCTACTCGGCCGACGCCCTGCCGGTCATCACCGGTCAGGACGCCGAGGTCGGCTCGATCAAGTCGATCATCGCGGGTGAGCAGTACTCGACGATCTTCAAGGACACGCGCGAGCTCGCCAAGCAGGCCGTGAGCATGGTCGACGACATCCGCAAGGGCACCGAGCCCCAGGTCAACGACACCGAGACGTACGACAACGGCGAGAAGGTCGTTCCCTCGTACCTGCTCGAGTCGACGATCGTCACGAAGGACAACTACGAGAAGGTCCTCGTCGACAGCGGCTACTACACCGCCGACGACCTGAAGTGA
- a CDS encoding LacI family DNA-binding transcriptional regulator: MSETDIPDAAARAPSIRDVARLAGVSYQTVSRVINNSPQLRPETAARVREAIAELKFVPNQAARALATSRTRLIGVLGPRATTHGTSAMVLAVESAARRAGYRLTVTNLGTSAPDDVRASIDHLMQQSIEGLIAVAPQTRVVPILDEMQLPVPVRIVSSTGPSTPTATFNDQIAGARAAVRHLVDLGHTRILHIAGPRDWIEADHRMRGYLAEMDAQDLAPRPPVLGDWTAQFGYEAGLELLRTEDATAVFAGNDHMALGFMHAVRAIGRSVPEDVSVVGFDDVPEAAHLWPPLTTVRQDFAGIGQRAVWDLLSDLGVSHDDQAMPEPDHLRLIVRSSTAPPSR, from the coding sequence ATGAGCGAGACCGACATCCCGGATGCCGCGGCCAGGGCGCCGAGCATCCGCGACGTGGCCCGGCTCGCCGGAGTGTCGTACCAGACCGTCTCGCGCGTGATCAACAACAGTCCGCAGCTGCGTCCCGAGACGGCGGCCCGCGTCCGCGAGGCGATCGCCGAACTGAAGTTCGTGCCCAACCAGGCCGCGCGGGCGCTCGCGACCAGCCGGACGCGCCTCATCGGTGTGCTGGGACCGCGCGCCACGACGCACGGCACGTCGGCGATGGTGCTGGCCGTGGAGTCGGCGGCCCGGCGAGCCGGGTACCGTCTGACGGTCACGAACCTCGGCACGAGCGCGCCCGACGACGTGCGCGCCTCGATCGATCACCTCATGCAGCAGTCGATCGAGGGTCTCATCGCCGTCGCGCCCCAGACGCGCGTCGTTCCCATCCTGGACGAGATGCAGCTCCCCGTCCCGGTGCGGATCGTCTCGTCCACGGGGCCGTCCACCCCGACCGCGACCTTCAACGATCAGATCGCCGGTGCCCGCGCGGCCGTGCGCCATCTCGTCGACCTCGGGCACACCCGCATCCTGCACATCGCCGGGCCCCGCGACTGGATCGAGGCCGACCATCGCATGCGCGGATACCTCGCCGAGATGGACGCGCAGGACCTCGCGCCGCGGCCGCCGGTGCTGGGGGACTGGACCGCCCAGTTCGGATACGAGGCCGGGCTCGAGCTCCTGCGCACCGAGGATGCCACGGCGGTCTTCGCCGGCAACGACCACATGGCGCTGGGGTTCATGCACGCCGTCCGGGCGATCGGCAGATCCGTCCCCGAGGACGTGTCGGTGGTCGGATTCGACGACGTCCCGGAGGCGGCGCACCTGTGGCCGCCGTTGACCACCGTGCGCCAGGACTTCGCCGGGATCGGTCAGCGCGCCGTCTGGGATCTGCTCTCTGACCTGGGCGTCTCTCATGACGACCAGGCGATGCCGGAGCCCGATCACCTGCGGCTCATCGTGCGCTCGTCGACCGCGCCGCCCAGCCGCTGA
- a CDS encoding M20/M25/M40 family metallo-hydrolase — protein sequence MTPVERFRELLAIPTVSYVDPTRTDTARFDEFHAALERLYPLVHAHLEREIVAGHALLYRWRGASSLDPLLLLAHQDVVDTAGQPWTRDPFGAVVEGEGEDATLYARGAIDDKGALVAILEAVERALAEGVVPRADVWLAFGHDEETLGEGARAIAALLAERGVRPALVLDEGGAVVEGALPGVGAPTAMIGVAERGSATFELITREAGGHASTPPSFPATARLARAIDRVRRRPFPRRLVPPVRAMLASAAAHAPEPVRTVFRRTAVTAPVLTAAFALLGPETNALVRTTAVVTRLEGSAGDNVLATTARATVNVRLLTGETISDAAIHLRRAIDDPLIDIELRHGSDPSPVSPWQGMAWRRLAAAVAKTLGDDVIPLPYLQLGASDSRFYTALTDHVYRFTPFHLTRAERDALHAPDERIRVEVWLRGIGFYRALLAS from the coding sequence ATGACGCCCGTCGAGCGCTTCCGCGAGCTGTTGGCCATCCCGACCGTGTCGTACGTCGACCCGACGCGGACGGACACCGCGCGGTTCGACGAGTTCCACGCCGCGCTCGAGCGTCTGTATCCGCTCGTCCACGCGCACCTGGAGCGGGAGATCGTGGCGGGCCACGCGCTGCTCTACCGGTGGCGCGGCGCGTCGAGCCTCGACCCGCTGCTGCTCCTGGCGCACCAGGACGTCGTCGACACGGCCGGCCAGCCCTGGACGCGCGACCCCTTCGGTGCCGTCGTCGAGGGGGAGGGGGAGGATGCCACGCTCTACGCCCGCGGCGCGATCGACGACAAGGGCGCCCTGGTGGCGATCCTGGAGGCGGTCGAGCGGGCCCTGGCGGAGGGGGTGGTGCCGCGCGCCGACGTCTGGCTGGCGTTCGGGCACGACGAGGAGACCCTGGGCGAGGGCGCCCGGGCGATCGCGGCGCTGCTCGCCGAACGCGGCGTCCGGCCGGCGCTGGTGCTCGACGAAGGCGGAGCCGTCGTGGAGGGGGCGCTGCCGGGCGTCGGCGCGCCGACCGCGATGATCGGCGTCGCGGAGCGCGGCAGCGCAACCTTCGAGCTGATCACCCGCGAGGCGGGCGGGCACGCGTCGACGCCGCCCTCGTTCCCCGCCACGGCCCGCCTGGCGCGCGCGATCGACCGGGTCCGTCGGCGCCCGTTCCCGCGCCGGCTCGTCCCGCCGGTGCGCGCGATGCTCGCCAGCGCCGCGGCCCACGCGCCGGAACCGGTGCGCACGGTGTTCCGTCGCACGGCGGTGACCGCGCCGGTGCTGACCGCGGCGTTCGCCCTGCTCGGCCCCGAGACGAACGCTCTGGTCCGCACGACCGCCGTGGTCACGCGGCTCGAGGGCTCGGCGGGCGACAACGTCCTGGCGACGACGGCGCGCGCGACGGTGAACGTCCGACTGCTCACGGGCGAGACGATCTCGGATGCCGCGATCCATCTGCGCCGCGCCATCGACGATCCGCTCATCGACATCGAGCTGCGGCACGGCAGCGATCCGTCTCCCGTGTCGCCGTGGCAGGGGATGGCCTGGCGGCGCCTGGCAGCGGCCGTGGCGAAGACCCTCGGCGACGACGTGATCCCCCTGCCCTATCTGCAGCTCGGCGCGAGCGACAGCCGGTTCTACACCGCGCTCACCGACCACGTCTACCGGTTCACCCCGTTCCACCTCACGCGGGCCGAGCGAGACGCGCTGCACGCCCCCGACGAGCGGATCCGCGTCGAGGTGTGGCTGCGGGGCATCGGCTTCTACCGCGCCCTCCTGGCATCCTGA
- a CDS encoding Gfo/Idh/MocA family protein, which produces MTGLHWGILATGGIAHAFTSDLRTAGLDVAAVGSRSIDSARAFAEQYGIPHAHGSYEELVADPDVDIVYIATPHPAHVENALLALDHGKHVLVEKPFTLNEAEAGRIRDRAAEKGLLAMEAMWTRYLPHMVRIREILAAGTLGEVRVVSADHTQKISTDPQHRLNALELGGGALLDLGIYPVSFAVDVLGLPERATAFARISDAGSDAEVATVFVHPGGAVSTTVSSSRGAGANVAQIVGTEARIEIDRVWYTPTTFRVVGPDGTVIEEFDGGVDGRGMQFQALAAERLVAEGATSSDVQPIDETVAIMGVLDEVRRQIGVVYPGGR; this is translated from the coding sequence ATGACCGGACTGCACTGGGGCATCCTCGCAACGGGCGGCATCGCGCACGCCTTCACCTCCGACCTCCGCACCGCGGGTCTCGACGTCGCCGCGGTCGGTTCCCGATCGATCGACAGCGCGCGGGCGTTCGCCGAGCAGTACGGCATCCCGCACGCGCACGGCTCGTACGAGGAACTCGTCGCCGATCCCGACGTCGACATCGTCTACATCGCCACTCCGCACCCCGCCCACGTCGAGAATGCGCTGCTCGCCCTCGATCACGGCAAGCACGTCCTGGTCGAGAAGCCGTTCACGCTCAACGAGGCGGAGGCCGGCCGCATCCGCGATCGCGCCGCCGAGAAGGGCCTCCTCGCGATGGAGGCGATGTGGACGCGGTATCTGCCCCACATGGTCCGCATCCGCGAGATCCTCGCCGCCGGAACGCTGGGCGAGGTCCGCGTGGTCTCGGCCGACCACACCCAGAAGATCTCCACCGACCCGCAGCACCGGCTCAACGCCCTCGAGCTCGGCGGCGGCGCCCTCCTCGATCTCGGCATCTACCCGGTCTCGTTCGCGGTGGACGTGCTGGGCCTCCCCGAGCGCGCCACCGCCTTCGCCCGGATCTCGGATGCCGGCAGCGACGCCGAGGTCGCCACGGTGTTCGTGCATCCCGGCGGCGCCGTCTCGACCACGGTGTCGTCGTCGCGCGGCGCGGGCGCGAACGTGGCGCAGATCGTCGGCACGGAGGCCCGGATCGAGATCGACCGCGTCTGGTACACGCCCACGACGTTCCGCGTCGTCGGCCCCGACGGCACGGTCATCGAGGAGTTCGACGGCGGCGTCGACGGTCGCGGCATGCAGTTCCAGGCGCTCGCCGCCGAGCGTCTCGTCGCCGAGGGAGCGACCTCGAGCGATGTCCAGCCGATCGACGAGACGGTCGCGATCATGGGTGTGCTCGACGAGGTCCGCCGACAGATCGGTGTGGTCTACCCCGGCGGACGCTGA
- a CDS encoding NYN domain-containing protein produces MPDPQNARVAVYLDFDNIVMSWYDRVHGRNAYSRDRQKIAENPIEPEIAERLTKATIDVGAIIDYAASFGTLVLTRAYADWSAPVNAEYRSQLVARAVDLVQLFPAAAYAKNGADIRLAVDAVEDMFRLPDLSHVVIVAGDSDYVPLAQRCKRLGRYVVGVGVAGSTAKSLASACDRFDNYDGLPGIPKLADTKKDAAPSRPRARKRSQDPAVNLLERAMQLEGERADGEWLHASAVKDLMKRLDPSFSEKALGFRSFSDFLKAQTDQVEVDEDSNIVQVRAVTRAA; encoded by the coding sequence ATGCCGGATCCTCAGAACGCCCGTGTCGCCGTCTACCTCGATTTCGACAACATCGTCATGTCCTGGTACGACCGCGTCCACGGGCGCAACGCGTACTCGCGCGATCGGCAGAAGATCGCCGAGAACCCGATCGAGCCCGAGATCGCCGAGCGGCTGACGAAGGCGACCATCGACGTCGGAGCGATCATCGATTACGCCGCGTCTTTCGGCACGCTCGTGCTGACCCGCGCGTACGCCGACTGGTCGGCCCCGGTGAACGCCGAATACCGCTCGCAGCTGGTCGCCCGCGCGGTCGACCTCGTGCAGTTGTTTCCCGCAGCGGCATACGCCAAGAACGGCGCCGACATCCGACTCGCGGTGGATGCCGTTGAAGACATGTTCCGCCTCCCCGACCTGTCGCACGTGGTCATCGTCGCCGGCGACAGCGACTACGTCCCCCTCGCGCAGCGGTGCAAGCGGCTCGGACGTTACGTCGTGGGTGTGGGGGTCGCGGGCTCGACGGCGAAGTCGCTCGCCTCCGCGTGCGACCGGTTCGACAACTACGACGGGCTGCCCGGCATCCCGAAGCTGGCAGACACCAAGAAGGATGCCGCCCCCTCGCGGCCCCGCGCACGCAAGCGGTCGCAGGACCCGGCGGTCAACCTGCTCGAGCGCGCGATGCAGCTCGAGGGCGAACGCGCGGACGGCGAGTGGCTGCACGCCTCGGCGGTCAAGGACCTCATGAAGCGTCTCGACCCGTCGTTCAGCGAGAAGGCCCTGGGGTTCCGCAGCTTCTCGGATTTCCTGAAGGCTCAGACCGACCAGGTCGAAGTCGACGAGGATTCCAACATCGTGCAGGTGCGCGCGGTCACCCGCGCGGCCTGA
- a CDS encoding ATP-dependent DNA ligase — MLLGELQAALTTVAATRSRLVKVDALADLLRGLAPDEILPAIGLLTAAPRQGRLGIGWRTLVARDGDHAETSELTVADVDAAFSRLAAISGSGSAAARITVLDDLSRRATPDEWDLLVRVMTGELRTGALEGVLLDAVARASDRDGAVVRRAAMLSGDLGATAEVALTGSAEELASVGLVVGRGVQPMLASTATSVQEALAVAGLASVEYKLDGARVQVHRHGDDVRVFTRTLADVTHRVPEIVEVVRALPVTDVILDGETLSLDDDGAPRPFQDTMARFGAETAREIALRPWFFDLLHLDGRDLIDEPLSERRAELERIAPDLRIPSIVTDDPDAADAFSRAALRAGHEGVMVKGVDAPYTAGRRGKSWLKVKPVHTFDLVVLGVERGSGRRSGWLSNLHLGALDPRGVFGDPGGFVMVGKTFKGLTDELLGWQTAHFSEREIGVVPGGIRVTPDTVVEIAIDGVQRSTRYPGGVALRFARVKGYRPDKPVAEADTIDTLRSLLPGATGSPASDPEDTPSGLGAETDGEPEEGTTR, encoded by the coding sequence ATGCTCCTTGGTGAACTGCAGGCCGCGCTGACGACCGTGGCCGCCACCCGCTCGCGGCTCGTCAAGGTCGACGCCCTCGCCGACCTGCTCCGCGGGCTGGCGCCGGACGAGATCCTGCCCGCGATCGGATTGCTGACCGCGGCACCACGACAGGGCCGTCTCGGCATCGGCTGGCGCACGCTGGTCGCGCGGGACGGCGACCACGCGGAGACCTCCGAGCTCACCGTCGCCGACGTCGACGCGGCGTTCTCGCGGCTGGCCGCGATCTCCGGCAGCGGTTCCGCGGCGGCGCGCATCACGGTCCTCGACGACCTGTCGCGCCGGGCGACCCCCGACGAGTGGGATCTCCTGGTGCGCGTCATGACCGGCGAACTGCGGACGGGCGCGCTCGAGGGCGTGCTCCTCGACGCGGTGGCCCGGGCGTCCGACCGCGACGGCGCGGTCGTCCGCCGCGCCGCGATGCTGTCGGGCGACCTCGGCGCGACGGCGGAGGTGGCGCTCACCGGATCGGCGGAGGAGCTGGCATCCGTGGGACTCGTCGTGGGTCGAGGCGTGCAGCCGATGCTCGCCTCCACGGCGACGTCGGTGCAGGAGGCGCTGGCGGTCGCCGGTCTCGCCTCGGTCGAGTACAAGCTCGACGGAGCGCGGGTGCAGGTGCATCGTCACGGCGACGACGTGCGGGTGTTCACGCGGACCCTGGCCGACGTCACGCACCGGGTGCCCGAGATCGTCGAGGTCGTGCGGGCTCTCCCCGTGACCGACGTCATCCTCGACGGCGAGACGCTGTCGCTTGACGACGACGGCGCGCCACGGCCGTTCCAAGACACGATGGCGCGATTCGGGGCAGAGACCGCCCGCGAGATCGCGCTCCGGCCGTGGTTCTTCGACCTCCTCCACCTCGACGGTCGCGATCTGATCGACGAGCCGCTGTCGGAGCGACGAGCCGAGCTCGAACGGATCGCCCCCGACCTGCGGATCCCCTCGATCGTCACCGATGATCCGGATGCCGCCGACGCCTTCTCCCGGGCGGCGCTGCGGGCGGGTCACGAGGGCGTTATGGTCAAGGGCGTCGACGCGCCGTATACGGCGGGGCGCCGGGGCAAGAGCTGGCTGAAGGTCAAGCCCGTGCACACCTTCGACCTCGTCGTGCTCGGCGTCGAGCGCGGGTCGGGGCGCCGCTCGGGCTGGCTCTCGAACCTGCACCTCGGAGCGCTCGACCCCCGCGGAGTGTTCGGCGACCCCGGTGGCTTCGTGATGGTCGGCAAGACCTTCAAGGGACTCACCGACGAACTGCTGGGCTGGCAGACCGCGCACTTCTCCGAGCGCGAGATCGGGGTGGTGCCCGGTGGCATCCGGGTGACTCCCGACACGGTGGTCGAGATCGCGATCGACGGCGTGCAGCGGTCGACCCGATATCCCGGCGGGGTCGCCCTGCGCTTCGCCCGCGTCAAGGGCTACCGCCCCGACAAGCCGGTGGCGGAGGCCGACACGATCGATACGCTCCGATCGCTCCTCCCGGGCGCGACCGGCTCGCCCGCGTCGGATCCGGAAGACACCCCGTCCGGGCTCGGAGCCGAGACCGACGGCGAACCCGAGGAAGGGACGACCCGATGA
- a CDS encoding RecQ family ATP-dependent DNA helicase: MNAPATAEQSARTAREAFGWDALLPGQAEAIDAVVGGRDTLVVFPTGAGKSAVYQIAGCELGGVTVVISPLLALQRDQIASIDAAPDAPAAVALNSRTGARGRGAAWAAIESGEPVYAFLAPEQLANPDVFDRLKRADVRLVVVDEAHCVSAWGFDFRPEYARIGDAVEALGHPPVLALTATASGPVRDDIVASLGMRDPHLEVRGMDRPEIHLSVRRHEHDADKRRAVLDEVMDAEGATLLYVATRKETDAYADELVSRGRRAAPYHGGMAQKRRDEVHAAWSAGELDVVVATSAFGMGVDKADVRCVVHADVTESLDSYAQEIGRAARDGQPARAVLHYRAEDFSLRSFFAGGHSRRSDIAGVWDVLRRSEIPLRAKDVAEQSGRSTRAIGRVLTQLVASGLAESGPDGISPTSTVSAGDAVAAVRERDASEERIRASRIEIMRGYAETVRCRRRALLEYFGVEAAEHCRTCDRCDVVDAAPVASANAEPDELRVDSTVDHHEWGTGTVMAVEADRLTVFFPDHGYKVLARAAFDRGILELGDAA; this comes from the coding sequence GTGAACGCTCCCGCCACCGCCGAACAGTCCGCCCGCACCGCCCGCGAGGCCTTCGGGTGGGACGCGCTGCTGCCGGGACAGGCCGAGGCGATCGACGCCGTCGTCGGCGGTCGCGACACCCTCGTCGTCTTCCCCACCGGCGCGGGGAAATCCGCGGTCTACCAGATCGCAGGATGCGAACTCGGCGGCGTCACGGTCGTCATCTCCCCGTTGCTCGCCCTCCAACGCGACCAGATCGCGTCGATCGACGCGGCGCCCGACGCCCCCGCCGCCGTCGCGCTGAATTCGCGCACGGGAGCGCGCGGACGGGGAGCGGCCTGGGCCGCGATCGAGAGCGGCGAGCCGGTGTACGCGTTCCTCGCCCCGGAGCAGCTCGCCAACCCCGACGTCTTCGACCGTCTGAAACGCGCCGACGTGCGCCTGGTCGTCGTCGACGAAGCGCATTGCGTGTCGGCCTGGGGGTTCGACTTCCGCCCCGAGTACGCCCGCATCGGAGACGCCGTCGAGGCCCTCGGCCACCCTCCCGTCCTGGCGCTGACGGCGACGGCATCCGGTCCGGTCCGGGACGACATCGTCGCGAGCCTGGGCATGCGCGACCCGCATCTCGAGGTGCGCGGCATGGACCGTCCGGAGATCCACCTGTCGGTTCGTCGGCACGAGCACGACGCCGACAAGCGTCGTGCGGTTCTCGACGAGGTCATGGATGCCGAGGGCGCCACGCTCCTCTACGTCGCGACCCGCAAAGAGACCGACGCCTACGCCGACGAACTGGTTTCCCGCGGGCGCCGCGCCGCGCCGTACCACGGGGGGATGGCGCAGAAGCGGCGCGACGAGGTGCATGCGGCCTGGAGCGCGGGCGAGCTGGACGTCGTCGTGGCGACGTCCGCGTTCGGGATGGGCGTCGACAAGGCCGACGTCCGGTGCGTCGTGCACGCTGATGTCACCGAGTCGCTCGACTCCTACGCCCAGGAGATCGGTCGCGCCGCTCGGGACGGACAGCCGGCGCGCGCCGTGCTGCACTACCGCGCCGAAGACTTCTCGTTGCGGTCGTTCTTCGCGGGGGGACACAGCCGCCGCTCCGACATCGCCGGGGTGTGGGACGTGCTCCGTCGAAGCGAGATCCCTCTGCGGGCGAAGGACGTCGCTGAGCAGAGCGGTCGCTCGACCCGTGCGATCGGCCGCGTCCTCACGCAGCTCGTCGCGAGCGGACTGGCGGAGTCCGGTCCCGACGGGATCTCCCCGACCTCCACCGTCTCCGCGGGGGACGCCGTGGCCGCCGTGCGGGAACGCGACGCGTCCGAGGAACGCATCCGCGCCTCGCGCATCGAGATCATGCGCGGGTACGCGGAGACCGTCCGCTGCCGCCGGCGTGCCCTGCTCGAGTACTTCGGCGTCGAGGCGGCCGAGCACTGCCGCACATGCGATCGGTGCGACGTCGTCGACGCCGCGCCCGTCGCCTCCGCGAACGCCGAGCCGGACGAGCTCCGGGTCGACTCCACCGTCGACCACCACGAGTGGGGAACGGGCACGGTGATGGCCGTCGAGGCCGACCGCCTCACGGTGTTCTTCCCCGACCACGGCTACAAGGTGCTCGCCCGGGCCGCCTTCGACCGCGGCATCCTGGAGCTCGGCGACGCCGCGTAG
- a CDS encoding DoxX family protein — MPRRRGAPVRSVARGALAALLIAAGVSHVTWGRRGYRIVVPDWATRVLHTDKDAIVVASGAAEVLLGVGLVALPRERGRIGAAVAAFFVAVFPGNVHQWRTGRSAPGLSTDRARFVRLFLQVPLIAWAWWSTRE, encoded by the coding sequence ATGCCACGACGTCGAGGTGCCCCCGTCCGTTCCGTCGCGCGCGGTGCGCTGGCCGCCCTGCTCATCGCCGCGGGAGTCAGCCACGTGACCTGGGGGCGTCGCGGATACCGCATCGTCGTCCCGGACTGGGCGACGCGGGTGCTGCACACCGACAAGGACGCGATCGTGGTGGCATCCGGGGCGGCCGAGGTGCTGCTCGGCGTCGGGCTCGTCGCGCTGCCCCGGGAACGTGGGCGCATCGGTGCCGCGGTCGCGGCGTTCTTCGTCGCCGTGTTCCCCGGCAACGTGCACCAGTGGCGCACCGGACGGTCGGCGCCGGGGTTGAGCACCGACCGGGCGCGGTTCGTGCGGCTGTTCCTGCAGGTGCCGCTTATCGCGTGGGCGTGGTGGTCGACGCGCGAGTGA
- a CDS encoding DUF1349 domain-containing protein, translated as MIPSLPGLPSLHWTGADGEASVDDASGALTLRAARGVDWTNDSTGGPWQHAATALAFPAPEGDFVLSARVRVLGARSTFDAGALALWSGVDRWAKLCNENSPQGEPMVVSVVTNGFSDDANGPLIPGDAVFLRIARVGAAYAFHFSVDGAAWHFVRLFRLDADPSSISLGFLAQAPMGDDATAVFDGIDFARRSLTDLRDLT; from the coding sequence ATGATCCCCTCGCTGCCCGGTCTCCCGTCGCTGCACTGGACGGGTGCCGACGGTGAGGCGTCCGTCGACGACGCGTCCGGCGCCCTCACGCTGCGGGCGGCTCGCGGCGTCGACTGGACCAATGACTCCACGGGAGGTCCGTGGCAACACGCCGCGACGGCGCTCGCCTTCCCCGCTCCGGAGGGGGACTTCGTCCTCTCCGCGCGGGTGCGCGTCCTCGGCGCGCGCTCGACGTTCGATGCGGGAGCGCTCGCGCTGTGGTCTGGTGTCGATCGTTGGGCGAAGCTCTGCAACGAGAACTCCCCACAGGGGGAGCCGATGGTCGTCAGTGTCGTGACCAACGGCTTCTCCGACGATGCGAACGGGCCCCTCATCCCCGGGGATGCCGTGTTCCTCCGGATCGCTCGCGTGGGCGCCGCCTACGCGTTCCACTTCTCGGTCGACGGAGCGGCGTGGCACTTCGTCCGACTGTTCCGCCTGGACGCCGACCCGTCGAGCATCTCGCTGGGATTTCTCGCCCAGGCGCCGATGGGGGACGACGCGACGGCGGTGTTCGACGGCATCGACTTCGCGCGTCGATCGCTGACCGACCTTCGAGATCTCACGTGA
- a CDS encoding LLM class flavin-dependent oxidoreductase codes for MSRGVVSIGLAGSLGPDAVAGIAPAVEAAGFHTLWINDTPDGDALAALAAAARVTKTLRLATGVVPVDRRSATEIAAEVASLALPRDRLTLGIGSGMAKEGALARVREAIAVLHGAGIPRVLVGALGPKMRRLGADEAEGVLLNWVPPTEAAAQAEALGPDAYVAVYVRTAIVDAARARLDAETARYASFPNYAANFARMGVDAADTTIRDASELAGALEAYTAAVDEVVLRAIVPDDTVEAYIDFVRRTGPTQASASVSA; via the coding sequence GTGAGCCGCGGTGTCGTCTCGATCGGTCTCGCCGGCTCGCTCGGACCCGACGCCGTCGCCGGGATCGCGCCCGCCGTCGAGGCCGCGGGGTTCCACACCCTCTGGATCAACGACACCCCCGACGGCGATGCACTCGCGGCGCTCGCCGCGGCCGCCCGCGTCACGAAGACGCTCCGCCTGGCCACGGGCGTCGTGCCCGTGGACCGTCGATCCGCCACCGAGATCGCCGCGGAGGTGGCATCCCTCGCGCTCCCGCGGGACCGGCTGACCCTCGGCATCGGCTCGGGCATGGCGAAGGAGGGCGCCCTCGCCCGCGTGCGCGAGGCGATCGCGGTGCTACACGGAGCGGGGATCCCGCGGGTTCTCGTCGGCGCACTCGGACCCAAGATGCGCCGTCTCGGTGCCGACGAGGCTGAGGGCGTGCTGCTGAACTGGGTGCCGCCCACCGAGGCCGCAGCCCAGGCCGAGGCGCTCGGGCCCGACGCGTATGTCGCGGTGTACGTGCGCACGGCGATCGTCGACGCTGCGCGAGCCAGGCTCGACGCCGAGACCGCGCGGTACGCGTCGTTCCCGAACTACGCCGCGAATTTCGCCCGGATGGGGGTGGATGCCGCCGACACGACGATCCGCGACGCCAGCGAGCTCGCGGGAGCACTCGAGGCGTACACCGCCGCGGTCGACGAGGTGGTGCTGCGGGCGATCGTCCCCGACGACACCGTCGAGGCCTACATCGACTTCGTGCGGCGCACGGGGCCGACGCAGGCGAGTGCGAGCGTGAGCGCATGA